The following coding sequences are from one Halorubrum sp. BOL3-1 window:
- a CDS encoding MFS transporter — protein sequence MYLIYFAANALLYGIVVFYPQLLEGIGVTSSLSISLYLAANGAAGGASAALYDRLVVRTGRHALVGTAVALWVVAFAFAAAADSALTAVPAVVAFGLGQGLVFPASFAWIEALAPPARRGQYSSYLASAGYTGQFVSPVLFGPLVPAFGVRGVFVAAAALSAVGGVALAVALIRR from the coding sequence GTGTACCTGATTTACTTCGCGGCGAACGCGCTCCTGTACGGCATCGTCGTCTTCTACCCGCAGCTGCTGGAGGGGATCGGGGTCACGTCGTCGCTGTCGATCAGCCTCTACCTCGCCGCCAACGGCGCGGCCGGCGGAGCCTCCGCGGCGCTGTACGACCGGCTCGTCGTCCGGACGGGCCGCCACGCGCTGGTCGGCACCGCGGTGGCGCTGTGGGTCGTCGCGTTCGCGTTCGCCGCGGCCGCCGACTCCGCGCTGACCGCGGTCCCGGCGGTCGTCGCGTTCGGGCTGGGACAGGGGCTCGTCTTCCCGGCGTCGTTCGCGTGGATCGAGGCGCTCGCGCCGCCCGCGAGACGAGGCCAGTACAGCTCCTACCTCGCCTCGGCCGGCTACACCGGACAGTTCGTCTCGCCGGTGCTCTTCGGACCGCTCGTCCCCGCGTTCGGCGTGCGCGGCGTCTTCGTCGCGGCGGCGGCGCTCTCGGCGGTCGGCGGCGTCGCGCTCGCCGTCGCGCTGATTCGTCGATAG